The DNA sequence TACTTCCTAACGAGTTAGAAAATTAATGGACGGAAGTTCGGTAACGTTAACGATGTCGCCGCAGTTTGTTGACGAGGGAAGAGACAAATGTAAATTTGTCAGGTCTAAGAGCCTCGAAGTCTCTCGGATCTTCATAAGGCTCGGATAAGCGGATGTCTGTTCTATAAGGCCCACGGGAGCACTATCTTCGTGGTTCTTCGCAGGAGCTCGTATTCTTTCGTCCACGATACTTCTTGGCCATTATTGGGCCTCTGGTGAAAGTGTCTGGCTAGAGATTTCGTAATCAGATATTAATATCGCTCCGAGATCTCGTATCTCGCGGGAATCATCGATCCAAGCATCGCGCGATGCAATTTTCTAAAGCAGCGTTATTTAACATTCATTAGCGCTAAACGTTATCTTCACCTTTTTGTACTCGCTTCCGCTGCCGTTGATTCATATTTTGCGAGATAAGGCAACAATTTGTAGCTCACTTAAGTAACGAGAACGTAACGATTACGTGAAATCAGTCGAATAAAActtaaaagagaaaacaaaattcTCCTCGTACACTGCCACGGAATTACACCTGCAATTTTAATGAAGTGAAGATCGGTGCTTTTTGCCGAAGAATACTCCGTTAATTAAGCGTTAAAGCGACGTTAATCCCGATCAAGGGGGCAAGCCGCCGAGCAGAACGGCGAGAGGCGTGTGCGCATTGTTTTTTCCGGCATGCCGGCCGAAGctatattaatcaaatacgCCGTGCGTCGTGTAATTTAAATTCCCGTTAATCCACCGAACTCGCGTGCGCGCAGAAGCATTGTCTCTTTCTTCCGAGGTATCGTAATCCCGCGTGGTAACCGATAATTGCCATCGCGCGATTGCGCTAACGAAGTGCGAATAACGTAAGAAAAATCAATCACCGTTGTCGTCGCCGATTGTTTGAAATTGGCACATCTCCGATAACGACGCTAATAAATTCGCGAGGGCGCGCGTCTCTTGCGGAAACGACTTCCACGGTTTCTCTCCCTCATTAGAGATCcctttcttcctccttttttttttttttaattattttagtgcAACAAGATGCGCCACTCTTTATCCTGGATTGCTAATTACGGTCGCCTCACGAGATAATGAAATAATCTTACCCCGCAAAACTCAGGAGACCGCTGACTTCCTTGAGAATTTTTTCAGCAAGTCGCAAACGCTTTATTAACCACGTAGGAGACTGTGCAACGTGACAGCGAATTAATATCGTGGGATTAGGCAGTTCCTTATCAAGACGATTCGTCCAGTAATCAACGACTAATCGTCTCGCAggctgaaattattattacagttttcttttctctctctctttcacctTCTTTTTATGTCGAGTCTTGATTaactcttaattaaattcgtgtAAATGACAAAATGTCTGTAAGTTGtacgagatatatattttacaaaaataaatacaacgaCTTTCTTACTTCCGAACGAAATACAATACGATCTATGTACACCGCACACAGCGTATCACTTTTCTTGaggaatatattaatttattgtacaatCACATTACTTCGCGCTTCAACGCGACGTAGATAAAAGTCTAAGGTAGCAAAACAATCGGAAAGATTTGACCGGTCTGGTATGCGAGGATCCTCCATTGCGTGTGTCTATCGTGCTATCCACGGAACGTGAGATATCTTCCTAAAAATTGTGAATACTAATCTCGGCAGGTTAATGAAATCTCATAATTGTACAAAAGGAAGCAATGACTATCACGAAGCCTAGGCTCGCCCTGAGGCCGGCGGAGCTTGAGTTTTGCTGGTTCAAAATCTGACACTGCGAGTTCCTGTAGTGCTTCACGTTGCCTTCGGAGTCACGCGCAAGCACGCAGAGCTCGTACTTCGTGCTCGACTCTTTTAAGTCGTGGATCCTGAAGGATCGCTCGCTGTAAACGACGTCCCTTTCGATCATGGACTTGCTGTTGCCGGATTCTCGCACCACCACGTAAAAGTCGCCGATGTCTTCGCGCGACGTCACGTACCACGTCGCCTTCCAACTGTTGTCCTCGGTGTTGctgaagaaaattatatatttgtgacAGCCAggattttcaagaaaaatttaagaacGAATATGTAACAAAGATTCAACGACGCGACGCGTAGGCGTTTGAACAAAATACGTACTAGTCGATACTTCGATATTTAACATCGGGCGTGATATCGAGTTCAGGCTCCTCTTTAATGTCCCTCTCGCCGCAAATCATTAAATCTTCGGTCACCTGCGAGAtgaatttattcgcgagataATGCGGACTCTTGCACATTACCCTCGACCATTCCTCCGGAAGCTGCGTCTGAGTTTTCAGCCACCTTTTCAACGGTCGCACATGACAATCACAGTGCATGggattttctattaaaatataaacatatatttttaaaatattaataactaaaaagTCTgatcgtttaaattaaatatttaatttatcgtcaCCTGAGTACTTGAGCGCCGTGCcgttttgaataattttcataaaccTCTCGTCAAAGACGCCCATTTCATTTCCTTCCAGATCGAGAACTTTTAGATTCGGCAACGGTAAAATTTTCTCGAGAGGCACATGGCTTAGATGATTGTTGCTCATATgcaaatttgttaaatttaacggCGGCACAAAAATGTCCTGTTCGGAAATGTCGTTTATCTCATTGTATGATAAATCCAAAGTCTGCAAAGCCGTTAAATTCCCGATTACATCTAAAATAGGGCAACATTTCAATAAATGACGATTCGCAGCAGGAAGCGCGAGCTAGGCCATTACTCGATTAATTGTCGAGGCTATTAAAGCAACGTTCTTTGTTTACTACTCACATCTCCTAatctcattaatattattatgagAGAGATTCAAGTACTGAATCTTCTTAGCACCGGCAATAAGATCGAAGGTGACAACCGGCATTGAATTGTAGGATAGGTCGACCTCTTTTAGTCTGTAAGGGATCCAAGGGTCGTTAGGCAGGGTCTTCCGGGTAATGAACGATATCTTATTATGGCTTAGGTTGAGCCTCTCTAGGGACAGACAATCGTCGAGCAAACCGTGCGTCTTGTTATCCAGCTTTTCCAATTCATTATGCGACAGATCGAGCGTTCGCAGAGACACTAGACCCTGAAATGCGCCGTTCGGTATGTGGCTGATATTATTATTCGTCAAATTCAACGTCAGTAGCTGCAGAAGCCCTTCGAATGCCCGGCTCGTAATgctgtttattttattattcgccaAGTTTAGCTCGAACACTATCGGCAAACGACCGAAGGCGGTTTTTTCCAGCTTCGTTAGGTGATTATCCTGAAGAATTTCCATCGGTAAGAATCCAGAAGATTACCGTTTGCCtcataaaaatttcttttgttttaccTGGAGATAAAGATACTGCAGGCTGCTCAGACTGCCCAGCGCCTGCCAGGGCGGCCTGGTAATGTTATTCGCTTGCAGGTTTAAGATTCTCAAGGTCAGCAGGTTTTCGAAACTCTTGTCTTGCAGGTTATCGCCCAGCCGATTCCGCGAAAGGTCCAGCGAGAGTAACGCATTCATCGTGGGCCATACATCGGTAGTTGGAATCTCCTCCAGCAGATTCTCAGAGAAGTCCAAGTAGCCCAGGGAAATTGGCAATTGGAAGATCTTTGTCAGACGATTATTTTTCACCGTTAGGCTcctaaaatgtaattacatgTTGCAGAAGTAACGTTcctcaattttattaataaatcacgaCGCACCTGCAGCTGGCTAACCGAGTGAGACTACCGCGCGCAATGTCGTTTAATTGATTGTAACTCATGTCGAGTTCTAAAAGCGTTGGTAGCGGTCCGAACGTTGATGGTTTTATCTTCTCCAAAGAATTATGTGACATATTTAAGAATCGCAAGCTAAAAAGCGTCTGAAATACGGCGTTGTGAATTTCAGAGAGATTATTATGCGATATGTCGATCGTGTGAAGCTCGTACAGCTTCGGAAAAGTCTGTCGTGGTATGGAGTGTATCAAATTGTGAGAAACATTCAGCACCTTCAGCCCCGTCATGTTGTGCATTGGAATCtggcaaaaattatatttttcaagtgGCATTAAACGTACgagaatatttcaataaaacgATGTAAGTCGTGTGATTGTTtgcattaaaacaaatatgttACTCACCTGATTTAAcgacgtaaataaattataactgaGCTGAAAATCCATAGCGTATGACG is a window from the Cardiocondyla obscurior isolate alpha-2009 linkage group LG01, Cobs3.1, whole genome shotgun sequence genome containing:
- the Conv gene encoding protein artichoke codes for the protein MLSPLLLVSLVAFVMGGYVPPGPRFRCPKDAIYIYPCTCLRGSDRGLYVRCENTNLASLSLAFTNLGNEGMPIEELVLYKCNIVRFYGPALYPLDVRVLKFIDTPLRLIEEHSFLGVNRTLQELYVINSNLEKFPREALQVLGNLSLLSITGHRISSLPGNSFGESAAAAKLEKLEISNGTLSSLPVESLTPLKKLKVLDLHGNKIKDLKRNQFKGLRDTEFLDISHNLIDKLDTSHLADLVKMGWCNMSHNAIADLKRGTFARNSVLKVLNLSHNKIRKLDSNTFRGMRFLRRLYLSDNQIDDVGRGTFGSITRIGTIDLSRNFIKKVDFQMFHQLQFAELLDVSENFVTVVEKLAFKDIYLAKVNLSHNEISKIESGAFENCANITSLDLSHNKLENISKYSFDSASYAMDFQLSYNLFTSLNQIPMHNMTGLKVLNVSHNLIHSIPRQTFPKLYELHTIDISHNNLSEIHNAVFQTLFSLRFLNMSHNSLEKIKPSTFGPLPTLLELDMSYNQLNDIARGSLTRLASCRSLTVKNNRLTKIFQLPISLGYLDFSENLLEEIPTTDVWPTMNALLSLDLSRNRLGDNLQDKSFENLLTLRILNLQANNITRPPWQALGSLSSLQYLYLQDNHLTKLEKTAFGRLPIVFELNLANNKINSITSRAFEGLLQLLTLNLTNNNISHIPNGAFQGLVSLRTLDLSHNELEKLDNKTHGLLDDCLSLERLNLSHNKISFITRKTLPNDPWIPYRLKEVDLSYNSMPVVTFDLIAGAKKIQYLNLSHNNINEIRRYVIGNLTALQTLDLSYNEINDISEQDIFVPPLNLTNLHMSNNHLSHVPLEKILPLPNLKVLDLEGNEMGVFDERFMKIIQNGTALKYSENPMHCDCHVRPLKRWLKTQTQLPEEWSRVMCKSPHYLANKFISQVTEDLMICGERDIKEEPELDITPDVKYRSIDYNTEDNSWKATWYVTSREDIGDFYVVVRESGNSKSMIERDVVYSERSFRIHDLKESSTKYELCVLARDSEGNVKHYRNSQCQILNQQNSSSAGLRASLGFVIVIASFCTIMRFH